The genomic region ATAGATATTGCAACTATGCTAAATCCCAATACCATAGTATGAGTTTTATTTTTAAAGCCTTCCCAAATAGACATGAATATTCCGCCAGCCATCATTCCAACAGAAAATATGACTTCAAGCATAGTAAGACGCCAAATTTCTTCACCAAAATTTCTTGTTACCTGTAAAGTCGTTAAAAAAAATACTGGAGTTGAAAGAAAATAAAATACTATAGCATACAAGAAAAATTTCTTTATAAAAGAATGATTTTTTATATATTCTATTCCTTCCTTCATATCATTAAAATAACTTGAATTATTTCTTTCTAAAGCTCTTGCATGAATAGGTGTTTTTACAAAAATAATTAATATTAATATTCCTATTACTGCAGTTATAACATCTATAAAGAAAATTACTTCTATATTAGACATCGCTAGAAGTGCACCACTAAGCATTGGTGAAACTATAGTAACGAAGGAATTTATTGTTCTATCAATTGAATTTACTTTTGTAAGTTTATCTTCTGGTACTATTTGTGGAAAAAGGGACCCAATGGCTGGATTTTGAATTCCTGAACCTAATGCTCTTATTGCTGATGCAATAAAAAGCAGCCATATAGAAGTATATCCTAATAAGAATAATATTGCTAAGACTAAGGTAGCTATTGCTATCATTGAATCAGCTAATATAATTAGCAATCTTCTATTATACCTATCTGCCCAAACTCCACCAAAGGGAGAAATAAAAAATGTAGGCAAAAATCCACAAATAATTGATATTGTCATCATTATACCTGATTGAGTTTCTAGTGTAATATACCAAGTTATTGCATATTGAACTAA from Clostridium isatidis harbors:
- a CDS encoding MFS transporter, whose product is MNNSWKKNIALFLGGQTISLFGSALVQYAITWYITLETQSGIMMTISIICGFLPTFFISPFGGVWADRYNRRLLIILADSMIAIATLVLAILFLLGYTSIWLLFIASAIRALGSGIQNPAIGSLFPQIVPEDKLTKVNSIDRTINSFVTIVSPMLSGALLAMSNIEVIFFIDVITAVIGILILIIFVKTPIHARALERNNSSYFNDMKEGIEYIKNHSFIKKFFLYAIVFYFLSTPVFFLTTLQVTRNFGEEIWRLTMLEVIFSVGMMAGGIFMSIWEGFKNKTHTMVLGFSIVAISIFILGVIPIFWIYLAFIGITGFSILVFDTPATVLLQQKVEEEFLGRIFGVLRMISSIVLPIGMTVFGPLADIIDINWLLIISGLLMLVQSFYMFRSKELIKAGGPIN